The following coding sequences lie in one Arachis ipaensis cultivar K30076 chromosome B05, Araip1.1, whole genome shotgun sequence genomic window:
- the LOC107640723 gene encoding glycine-rich cell wall structural protein 2-like, which produces MEVVMMVASGARHGGWRWWARLRSCSGQGGEKRGGVASGRGVVVGTVGGGGWWRGGAVAEEGGKGRKKKEEKNGGGGGAAVGSGWLTGDGGGRRWWLGGCCDRRRREGGGGFRGAARI; this is translated from the coding sequence ATGGAGGTGGTGATGATGGTGGCGTCCGGTGCTAGGCACGGCGGTTGGCGGTGGTGGGCACGGCTGCGCAGCTGTTCGGGGCAGGGAGGGGAGAAGAGGGGTGGTGTTGCTAGTGGAAGGGGGGTTGTGGTTGGGACGGTTGGCGGCGGTGGGTGGTGGCGCGGAGGAGCAGTGGCGGAGGAGGggggaaagggaagaaagaagaaagaagagaagaatgggGGAGGGGGTGGTGCGGCGGTGGGGTCTGGGTGGTTGACGGGGGACGGCGGTGGTCGGAGATGGTGGTTGGGTGGTTGTTGTGatcggagaagaagagagggaggaggGGGTTTCAGGGGGGCTGCACGAatatag